The Pseudomonas baetica genome includes a region encoding these proteins:
- a CDS encoding ExbD/TolR family protein: protein MKFRRKPRETVDINLASLIDVVFILLLFFVVTTTFTRETQLRVDLPEAVSGSPAEDQQLKQIDVAISAEGVFSVNNKILPKNDLATLMEAMQKESNGDTNMPLSISADGKTQHQSVITAMDAAGKLGFSHLRMTTVEAAPKS from the coding sequence GTGAAATTCCGTCGCAAACCCCGGGAAACCGTGGACATCAACCTCGCGTCGCTGATCGACGTGGTGTTCATCCTGCTGCTGTTTTTCGTCGTGACCACCACGTTTACTCGCGAGACTCAGTTGCGTGTAGACCTGCCGGAAGCGGTCAGCGGCTCGCCGGCCGAAGATCAGCAGCTCAAGCAGATCGACGTCGCCATCAGCGCCGAGGGCGTGTTTTCGGTGAATAACAAGATTCTGCCGAAGAACGATCTGGCGACCCTGATGGAAGCCATGCAGAAGGAATCCAACGGTGATACCAACATGCCGTTGTCGATCAGTGCCGATGGCAAGACTCAGCATCAATCGGTGATCACCGCCATGGACGCGGCCGGCAAGCTCGGTTTCAGCCATCTGCGCATGACCACGGTCGAGGCGGCGCCCAAATCCTGA
- the lpxK gene encoding tetraacyldisaccharide 4'-kinase, whose amino-acid sequence MSLSDRLLAAWYEGHPALTLLRPLEMLYRRVVVGKRQRFLDGEGEIYQPPVPLIVVGNITVGGTGKTPMILWLIEHCRRRGLRVGVVSRGYGAKPPHLPWRVEAQQSADIAGDEPLLIVQRTGVPLMIDPDRSAAVKALLASEPLDLILSDDGMQHYRLARDLELVLIDAARGLGNKRCLPAGPLREPIERLQSVDGVLFNGATADRDDGFAFRLQPTALVNLRSGERKSLDHFSAGQSVHAVAGIGNPQRFFNTLEALDWRPVHHAFADHAEYSGQALNFTPSLPLVMTEKDAVKCRAFAAADWWYLAVDAVPSPAFVAWFDTQLMRLLPDRLLP is encoded by the coding sequence ATGAGCCTGTCCGATCGCTTGCTCGCCGCATGGTACGAAGGGCACCCGGCCCTGACGCTGCTGCGACCGCTGGAAATGCTCTATCGCCGCGTCGTGGTCGGCAAACGTCAGCGCTTTCTCGATGGCGAAGGCGAGATCTATCAGCCGCCAGTGCCGTTGATCGTGGTCGGCAACATCACCGTCGGCGGCACCGGCAAGACGCCGATGATCCTCTGGCTGATCGAACATTGCCGGCGCAGGGGTTTGCGCGTCGGCGTGGTCAGCCGTGGCTACGGCGCCAAACCGCCGCATCTGCCGTGGCGGGTCGAGGCGCAGCAAAGCGCGGACATCGCCGGCGACGAACCGCTGCTGATCGTCCAGCGCACCGGCGTGCCGCTGATGATCGATCCTGATCGCAGCGCGGCGGTCAAAGCCTTGCTCGCCAGCGAACCGCTGGACCTGATCCTGTCCGACGACGGCATGCAGCATTACCGTCTGGCGCGCGATCTGGAACTGGTACTGATCGACGCCGCTCGTGGTTTGGGCAACAAACGCTGCTTGCCGGCAGGTCCACTGCGTGAGCCGATCGAACGTCTGCAAAGCGTCGACGGCGTGTTGTTCAACGGCGCGACGGCTGATCGCGACGACGGATTCGCCTTTCGCCTTCAACCCACTGCGCTGGTCAATCTGCGCAGTGGCGAGCGCAAGTCGCTCGATCATTTTTCTGCCGGTCAGAGCGTGCACGCGGTGGCCGGGATCGGTAATCCGCAACGTTTCTTCAATACCCTCGAAGCGCTAGACTGGCGACCAGTCCACCATGCGTTTGCCGACCACGCCGAGTACAGCGGGCAGGCCTTGAATTTCACGCCGTCATTGCCATTGGTGATGACCGAGAAGGACGCGGTGAAGTGCCGCGCCTTCGCTGCTGCCGACTGGTGGTATCTGGCGGTCGATGCGGTGCCGTCGCCGGCCTTCGTGGCCTGGTTCGACACCCAACTGATGCGCCTGCTGCCCGATCGGCTTTTGCCTTAA